Proteins found in one Cinclus cinclus chromosome 8, bCinCin1.1, whole genome shotgun sequence genomic segment:
- the SSX2IP gene encoding afadin- and alpha-actinin-binding protein: MGDWKAITVPVLSSDSKIIFPYTSERKRSPTSMNSQVLRLSLPSPKNMHSFFGAFCTEENLEQSISYIDRELTTMGFPSIYAESRGKELNLVSIINCMNELLVLQHKSLRAQEEVEIQHLKLGSDMDHLQNCYAKLKEQLELSKREIVGLQERDRQLQSKNRNLHQLLKNEKDEVQKLQNIISSRATQYNHDMKRKEREYNKLKERLHQLVMNKKDKKLAMEVLNYVGRADGKRGAWRTDKTEARNEEEMYKVLLSDYEQRQKQLLLENAELKKVLQQMKKDIISLLPPQKQKPKEKSEDGLVLSDQEEDIGELNKENMWELSCETVREQLTNSIRKQWRMLKNHVEKLDNQVSRGHSGAWNERDVISREDHELETEKLELEIQQCKEMIRTQQQLLQQQLTCDDDTTLLLQDCYLLEERERLQEEWRLFREQKKNFEKERKSFTEAAIRLGLERKAFEEDRGAWLKHQFLSMTADCKSENVTTSAFFRSSDPDIRLVKSASRQRKPHSVLSPAVSPEPRQISQYISQNSVASEKPAADNMPNLWVESDDKEETEECTKSWEDSGVGTLCRNLHMEQLP, from the exons ATGGGAGATTGGAAGGCTATAACTGTGCCAGTGCTGTCATCAG ATAGCAAAATTATATTTCCATATACCTCAGAAAGAAAGAGATCTCCTACAAGCATGAACTCACAAGTGCTGCGCTTGTCACTGCCTTCACCCAAAAACATGCACAGCTTTTTTGGTGCCTTCTGCACAGAAGAGAATCTTGAACAGAGTATATCCTATATTGATAGG GAATTAACAACAATGGGATTTCCTTCCATTTATGCGGAGTCCAGAGGAAAGGAATTAAATTTAGTATCCATCATAAACTGTATGAATGAATTGCTTGTCCTGCAGCACAAGAGCCTTCGAGCTCAGGAAGAAGTAGAAATACAGCATCTGAAGCTGGGAAGTGATATGGATCACTTACAGAACTGCTATGCTAAGTTAAAG GAACAGTTGGAATTATCTAAAAGGGAAATAGTTGGGCTTCAGGAAAGAGACAGACAACTGCAAAGCAAGAACAGAAATTTGCACCAGttacttaaaaatgaaaaggatgAA GTTCAGAAGCTACAGAACATAATTTCAAGTAGAGCTACACAATACAATCATGATatgaagaggaaagagagagaatatAACAAATTAAAGGAACGCTTACATCAGTTAGTCAtgaataaaaaagacaaaaagttaG CTATGGAAGTTCTAAATTATGTTGGTAGAGCTGATGGGAAGAGAGGTGCATGGAGGACTGATAAGACAGAAGCCAG AAACGAAGAAGAAATGTACAAAGTTCTGTTGAGTGATTATGAACAACGCCAAAAGCAACTTTTACTGGAAAATGCTGAGCTAAAGAAGGTTCTTCAGCAAATGAAAAAGGATATTATTTCACTTCTTCcaccacagaagcaaaaacctaaagaaaaatctgaagatGGGCTG GTGCTGTCAGACCAGGAGGAAGATATTGGAGAATTAAATAAAGAGAACATGTGGGAACTATCTTGTGAAACTGTGCGAGAACAACTTACCAACAGCATTAGAAAACAGTGGCGAATGTTGAAAAACCACGTTGAAAAGCTGGATAACCAAG TGTCACGTGGACATTCAGGAGCTTGGAATGAAAGAGATGTCATTTCAAGAGAAGACCATGAGTTAGAAACTGAAAAGCTAGAGTTAGAGATTCAGCAATGTAAAGAAATGATCAGAACTCAGCAACAGCTCTTACAG CAACAGCTTACATGTGATGATGACACCACTCTGTTACTACAAGACTGCTATTTGTTGGAAGAAAGAGAGCGTCTCCAGGAAGAATGGAGACTATTTcgagaacaaaaaaagaattttgaGAAGGAACGAAAAAGTTTTACAGAAGCTGCTATTAGATTAGGACTTGAG AGAAAGGCATTTGAAGAAGATAGAGGAGCATGGCTGAAGCACCAGTTCTTGAGTATGACTGCTGATTGCAAGTCTGAAAATGTGACTACAAGTGCCTTCTTCAGAA GTTCTGATCCAGACATTCGTTTAGTGAAGTCTGCATCTCGGCAAAGGAAACCTCACTCTGTATTGAGTCCTGCTGTTTCACCAGAACCTCGCCAAATATCTCAGTATATTTCACAAAACAG tGTTGCATCAGAAAAACCTGCTGCGGATAACATGCCAAATCTGTGGGTGGAAAGTGATGACaaagaagaaactgaagaatGCACAAAGTCATGGGAAGACTCTGGAGTTGGCACTCTATGTCGAAACTTGCACATGGAACAGCTGCCTTAG